A portion of the Chryseobacterium tructae genome contains these proteins:
- a CDS encoding FkbM family methyltransferase codes for MFINKLSTILSKAIFCFKISPSFSQAVAFIKNSKKYSTEFKKNNFFGKENKDVIAYNLVLSERNIPIHIRTYSGDFDIFYEIFWRKMYQIPKELFTSDQSIIVDLGANVGLTSVFFALQYPDAKIYALEAEEENYKILKKNISFSKNIIAEHAAIDTKDGTVFLSSPDLSYNFRISDAVVEKGNPVKAYSMSTYMNTLGIAHIDLLKIDIEGLEQFLLKDNNEWLRKVDNIIIELHDPYTIDQLKEDLLPFGFKVLSAGSVNGLEMIYATRK; via the coding sequence ATGTTTATCAATAAACTAAGTACAATTCTTTCTAAGGCTATCTTTTGTTTTAAGATTAGCCCTTCTTTCTCTCAAGCAGTAGCATTTATAAAAAACTCTAAAAAATACAGTACAGAGTTTAAAAAAAATAACTTTTTTGGAAAAGAGAATAAAGATGTTATCGCATATAATCTTGTTTTATCAGAAAGAAATATTCCCATTCATATCAGGACGTACTCAGGAGATTTTGATATATTTTATGAGATTTTTTGGAGAAAAATGTATCAGATTCCGAAAGAACTTTTTACATCGGATCAAAGCATTATAGTAGATCTGGGTGCGAATGTAGGATTAACATCTGTATTTTTTGCCCTACAGTATCCTGATGCCAAAATATATGCCCTTGAAGCTGAAGAAGAGAACTATAAAATTTTGAAGAAAAATATCTCTTTCTCAAAGAATATCATTGCTGAACATGCTGCTATTGACACCAAAGACGGAACTGTATTTCTTTCTTCCCCTGATTTATCCTATAACTTTAGAATTTCAGATGCAGTGGTAGAAAAAGGGAATCCGGTAAAGGCATACAGTATGAGCACTTATATGAATACGTTGGGAATAGCTCATATTGATTTATTGAAAATAGATATTGAAGGGTTAGAACAGTTCCTTTTAAAGGATAATAATGAATGGCTTAGAAAAGTAGACAATATCATTATAGAACTACATGATCCCTATACAATAGATCAGTTAAAAGAGGACTTGTTGCCTTTTGGATTTAAAGTACTTTCTGCTGGTTCTGTTAATGGGCTGGAAATGATTTATGCCACAAGAAAATAA
- the mce gene encoding methylmalonyl-CoA epimerase, with translation MKLEHIGIAVKSLGVSDELFAKLLGKESYKKETVEREGVVTSFYETGESKIELLEASNPESPISKFIEKKGEGIHHLAFGVENILEEVKRLKKEGFQFISEEPKEGADNKLVVFLHPKSTNGVLVELCQEKQ, from the coding sequence ATGAAGCTAGAACATATTGGTATTGCAGTAAAGTCTTTGGGAGTATCTGATGAGCTTTTTGCTAAATTGTTAGGAAAAGAATCCTATAAAAAAGAAACAGTGGAAAGGGAAGGGGTGGTAACTTCTTTCTATGAAACCGGAGAAAGCAAAATCGAACTTTTAGAAGCCAGTAATCCTGAAAGTCCGATCTCAAAATTTATTGAAAAGAAGGGCGAAGGCATCCATCATTTGGCATTTGGAGTCGAAAATATTCTGGAAGAAGTAAAAAGATTAAAAAAAGAAGGATTTCAATTTATCTCTGAAGAACCGAAAGAAGGTGCTGATAACAAATTAGTTGTATTCCTTCATCCGAAGTCCACAAACGGTGTGCTGGTAGAACTTTGCCAAGAAAAGCAATAA
- the rbfA gene encoding 30S ribosome-binding factor RbfA has protein sequence MESNRQRKVAQIIQEDFAELFRKQASESKQSILVSVSDVKVTADLGIAKIYLSIFPQEHRTAVMKEIEENKPQYRNFIGQKMAKQVRIIPQLNFYLDTALDDVEKLERELRGEGDNPVL, from the coding sequence ATGGAAAGTAACAGACAAAGAAAAGTAGCACAGATTATTCAGGAGGACTTCGCAGAACTTTTCCGCAAACAGGCTTCTGAGAGCAAGCAAAGTATATTAGTATCCGTTTCAGATGTAAAAGTAACAGCTGATTTGGGTATCGCTAAAATTTATTTGAGTATTTTCCCTCAGGAACACCGTACAGCGGTAATGAAGGAAATTGAAGAAAACAAACCTCAATACAGAAATTTTATCGGCCAGAAAATGGCAAAACAGGTACGTATCATTCCTCAGCTTAATTTTTATTTAGACACAGCTCTAGATGACGTTGAAAAATTGGAAAGAGAATTAAGAGGCGAAGGCGATAATCCTGTTTTATAG
- a CDS encoding endonuclease: protein MKRILSFFLLSFAFLNAFAQAPAGYYNGTAGLTGAALKTKLNQIISANYVTKSYNDLLTGYVQTDTDNFYEHDGTVLDIYSEKPSAVDPYVFNHIAADQCGTYSNEGDCYNREHIVPQSQFSKASPMVSDIHFIRPTDGKVNGMRSNHPFGKVGNATFTSQNGSKLGNSTTPGYTGTAFEPIDSFKGDVARMIFYFVTRYESQLPGFKAPANTGNMLGSTTFPGLQTWARDQYLLWNAMDPVSDEEIARNNASQQYQGNRNPFIDNPDYANLIWGTPVIDNQAPTAPTNLIATNPSATTMDLSWTAATDNVGVTGYDIYVGTTLKTSVSGNSVTATVTGLAPLTPYTFYVIAKDAFGNASPQSNIANGTTLDGPVGTGNCGIEDFNSIPGSDNSYTDRTWTNNGITWTSTSTKIDEKINATRAITFRNGELTSSSISGGIKSLTLTTQRKLSGSNGSLNIFINGNNVGTIPYTATEVTTTIDNLNISGNIIIKITSTTSNRPTLDDLSWTCYSGSLATTETKKDKSEFTIYPNPVRNNELL from the coding sequence ATGAAACGAATTTTATCCTTTTTTTTATTAAGCTTTGCATTCCTTAATGCATTTGCACAGGCTCCAGCCGGTTATTATAATGGTACAGCCGGTTTAACAGGTGCCGCACTTAAAACAAAACTAAACCAGATTATTTCTGCGAATTATGTCACAAAGTCTTACAATGATCTTTTAACAGGATATGTACAAACTGATACTGACAATTTTTATGAACATGATGGGACTGTTCTTGATATCTATTCTGAAAAGCCGTCTGCAGTAGATCCTTATGTATTCAATCATATTGCAGCAGACCAATGCGGAACTTATTCAAACGAAGGAGATTGTTACAACAGAGAACATATTGTTCCTCAAAGTCAGTTTTCTAAAGCATCACCAATGGTTTCTGACATTCACTTCATCCGCCCTACAGATGGCAAAGTAAATGGAATGAGAAGTAACCATCCATTTGGAAAAGTAGGCAATGCAACCTTCACATCTCAAAACGGATCCAAGCTAGGTAACTCAACTACACCAGGATATACAGGTACTGCATTTGAACCAATTGATTCTTTTAAAGGTGACGTAGCCAGAATGATTTTTTATTTTGTAACCAGATATGAATCACAATTACCTGGTTTTAAAGCACCTGCAAACACAGGAAATATGCTTGGATCGACTACTTTTCCTGGATTACAAACTTGGGCACGAGACCAATACCTTCTATGGAATGCTATGGATCCAGTATCTGATGAAGAAATCGCTAGAAACAATGCATCTCAGCAATATCAGGGAAACAGAAACCCATTCATTGATAACCCTGACTATGCCAATTTGATCTGGGGAACTCCAGTGATAGACAATCAGGCTCCTACAGCACCTACCAATCTTATTGCTACCAATCCTTCAGCAACTACAATGGATTTAAGCTGGACAGCTGCAACTGATAATGTTGGAGTAACAGGTTATGATATTTATGTTGGTACAACATTAAAAACAAGCGTATCCGGAAATTCAGTAACTGCTACCGTAACAGGATTAGCTCCACTTACACCATATACTTTCTATGTAATCGCTAAAGATGCATTCGGAAATGCTTCACCACAAAGTAATATCGCCAATGGAACTACTCTGGACGGCCCTGTAGGAACCGGAAATTGTGGTATAGAAGACTTTAACAGTATTCCCGGTTCAGACAACAGCTATACTGATAGAACATGGACTAATAATGGTATTACATGGACTTCAACAAGTACCAAGATTGATGAAAAGATCAATGCTACAAGAGCAATTACTTTTAGAAATGGAGAGCTTACAAGTTCTTCCATCTCTGGTGGTATTAAAAGCTTAACACTTACCACTCAACGAAAATTATCAGGTTCAAATGGAAGTTTGAATATTTTCATCAATGGAAATAATGTAGGTACTATCCCGTATACTGCTACAGAAGTAACTACAACGATTGATAACCTTAATATCAGTGGAAATATCATCATCAAAATTACCAGCACAACGTCTAACAGACCTACTCTTGACGATTTAAGCTGGACATGCTACAGTGGATCATTAGCAACTACTGAAACCAAGAAAGACAAATCAGAATTCACAATCTATCCTAATCCGGTAAGAAACAATGAACTGTTGTAA
- a CDS encoding shikimate dehydrogenase family protein has translation MDSNKKLGLIGRNISYSFSKKFFENKFQKLMLKGFSYDIFDLNEINEVENLFSSPELLGFNVTIPYKEQIISYLDELSDEAEKIGAVNCVLIQNGKKTGYNTDAFGFEKTLLLHKRPSHDKALILGNGGAAKAVKYVLDKHNIPSQTISRSTEINFENLDKETVQKHQIIIQCTPVGTFPNVEDCLTFPFEALSSEHLVIDLIYNPNYTQFIINASEKGAKTVNGYYMLEQQAEKAWEIWNF, from the coding sequence ATGGATTCCAATAAAAAATTAGGATTGATAGGTCGAAATATTTCCTATTCTTTTTCTAAAAAATTCTTCGAAAATAAGTTCCAAAAGCTTATGCTTAAAGGTTTCTCCTATGATATTTTTGATTTGAATGAAATCAATGAAGTAGAAAACCTTTTCTCATCACCCGAATTATTAGGCTTCAATGTTACCATTCCTTATAAAGAGCAGATCATCAGTTATCTTGATGAATTAAGTGATGAGGCAGAAAAAATAGGGGCAGTCAATTGTGTTTTAATTCAAAACGGTAAAAAGACCGGATATAATACGGATGCTTTCGGTTTTGAAAAGACTCTGCTTCTTCATAAAAGACCATCACATGACAAAGCACTAATCTTAGGGAACGGAGGAGCGGCAAAAGCTGTAAAATATGTTTTAGACAAACATAATATTCCCTCACAAACCATTTCAAGAAGCACGGAGATCAACTTTGAAAATCTCGATAAAGAAACCGTACAGAAACATCAGATTATTATTCAATGTACACCGGTAGGTACATTTCCAAATGTTGAAGACTGCCTGACTTTTCCTTTTGAGGCACTTTCTTCGGAACATTTGGTTATTGATTTAATTTATAATCCCAACTATACGCAATTTATCATCAATGCTTCCGAAAAAGGAGCAAAAACGGTAAACGGTTATTATATGCTTGAACAGCAAGCAGAAAAAGCTTGGGAAATTTGGAATTTTTAA
- a CDS encoding DUF349 domain-containing protein, which translates to MTTENNLSENEEKKNPNEVSQETSGNTVAHDAHSHEDDAEHLEEHEEVEISLADALKEMEKLINASDAGENSKKFNQLKEKASHHIHDEVEDKKHEFAEAGNAPETFSYEHPLQAKFSALVNIFREKHDAFQKGQEEEQKKNLEHRQNIIERLKNLYTNSEPGTNLFKSIREIKEEWSRAGQVAKSEFKILNNNYFHHLNQFYQMLDLNKEFLEQEYSHNLEKRQHIIARAQELENEPVIQKALNELQYLHKLWKEEAEPVAEEFREKTWEEFKEISNKIHERKSELSASIEKEQTANLEKKNEIIAEIKKLSEPSETPNHNYWQNSIKRVEDLRSDFLKTGSVPRKLSNQNWNDFKTTLRGFNTTKNNYYKSLKGSQQANLEEKLKLIQTAQDNQSNEEWDIAVPLFKKLQEDWKKIGHVPKSMTNKIWDEFRDACNAFFNNYREKSNTSTDNWKENYKNKKALLEELKTVSNDEGSIEKIEAIKTAWNNIGKVPRDKISINSEFNKTLREKLKINKINELELKEEGLSENQLTDKARKIKNQISDLEGEIVKLENNLSFFNKPSRENPLLRDTYNTIDEKKAHLETLKQNLHNIIAGE; encoded by the coding sequence ATGACTACAGAAAACAATCTTTCTGAAAACGAAGAAAAGAAAAATCCTAACGAAGTATCTCAGGAGACATCAGGAAACACTGTTGCTCATGATGCCCATTCCCACGAAGATGATGCTGAACACCTGGAAGAACATGAAGAAGTTGAAATATCTCTGGCCGATGCCCTGAAGGAAATGGAAAAACTCATCAATGCATCTGATGCGGGTGAGAATTCTAAAAAATTCAATCAGCTAAAAGAAAAAGCAAGTCACCACATCCATGATGAAGTAGAAGATAAAAAGCACGAGTTTGCAGAAGCCGGTAATGCTCCTGAAACGTTCAGTTATGAGCATCCATTACAAGCTAAGTTTTCTGCTTTGGTTAATATTTTCAGAGAAAAACACGATGCATTTCAGAAAGGACAGGAAGAAGAACAGAAGAAAAATCTGGAGCATCGTCAAAACATTATTGAAAGATTAAAGAATCTATATACCAATTCAGAACCTGGAACTAATCTTTTCAAATCCATTCGTGAGATCAAAGAAGAATGGTCAAGAGCCGGACAGGTTGCCAAATCTGAATTCAAGATTCTTAATAATAATTATTTTCACCACCTGAACCAGTTTTATCAAATGCTGGATCTGAATAAGGAATTTTTGGAGCAGGAATACAGTCATAATCTTGAAAAAAGACAGCACATCATTGCCCGTGCTCAAGAGTTGGAAAATGAACCTGTTATTCAAAAGGCTTTAAACGAGCTTCAGTATCTTCATAAACTATGGAAAGAAGAAGCAGAACCTGTAGCAGAAGAGTTTCGTGAAAAAACATGGGAAGAATTCAAAGAAATTTCCAATAAAATTCACGAAAGAAAATCTGAACTTTCGGCATCCATTGAAAAAGAGCAAACAGCCAATCTTGAAAAGAAAAATGAGATTATCGCTGAAATTAAGAAGCTTTCAGAACCTTCTGAAACACCTAATCACAACTATTGGCAGAATTCCATTAAAAGAGTGGAAGATTTACGTTCTGATTTCCTGAAAACAGGAAGTGTTCCTAGAAAACTGTCCAATCAAAACTGGAATGATTTCAAAACAACTCTAAGAGGATTTAATACAACAAAAAACAATTATTATAAATCCTTAAAAGGTTCTCAGCAGGCTAATCTGGAAGAAAAACTTAAATTGATTCAGACGGCTCAGGATAATCAGAGTAATGAAGAATGGGATATTGCTGTTCCATTGTTCAAAAAACTTCAGGAAGACTGGAAAAAAATTGGTCACGTTCCAAAAAGTATGACCAATAAAATCTGGGATGAATTCCGTGATGCTTGTAATGCTTTCTTTAACAATTACAGAGAAAAGAGCAATACTTCTACAGATAACTGGAAAGAAAATTATAAAAATAAAAAAGCTCTTCTTGAGGAATTGAAAACAGTTTCCAACGACGAAGGTAGCATCGAGAAGATCGAAGCCATCAAAACAGCCTGGAATAATATTGGAAAAGTTCCAAGAGATAAAATTTCAATTAACTCTGAATTCAATAAGACTTTAAGAGAGAAACTGAAGATCAACAAGATCAACGAACTTGAACTGAAAGAAGAAGGATTATCAGAAAACCAACTTACCGATAAAGCAAGAAAAATCAAAAATCAAATTTCTGATCTTGAAGGTGAAATCGTTAAGCTTGAAAATAACCTTTCATTCTTTAATAAGCCATCAAGAGAGAATCCTCTATTAAGAGATACTTATAATACGATTGATGAGAAAAAAGCTCATCTGGAAACTTTAAAGCAAAATCTCCACAACATTATTGCAGGAGAATAA
- the ribD gene encoding bifunctional diaminohydroxyphosphoribosylaminopyrimidine deaminase/5-amino-6-(5-phosphoribosylamino)uracil reductase RibD, producing MNNDELYIKRCIELAQKAIGKTYPNPLVGSVIVHNGEIIGEGYHHKAGENHAEINAINSVKDKSLIPESTIYVSLEPCAHYGKTPPCALKIKELGFKKVVIGAMDSHDKVNGKGKKIIQDAGIEAVSGILEKECIELNKRFFTYHEKRRPYIILKWAESGDGFLDKDFKPTAVSNALVNQFVHQLRANEHAILVGTQTALHDDPSLTVRNVEGTNPIRVLIDFDLKVPNGFKIYNSEARTLVLNAGKEGKEGHIEFITINKNNFLPDLMEALYKEQIQSIIIEGGRFTLQQFIDAGLWDEAIVIKNENLKLENGTKAPEFNHIPSKIENYRDNTISFFKSK from the coding sequence ATGAATAACGACGAACTATATATTAAAAGATGCATTGAATTAGCTCAAAAGGCTATTGGCAAAACCTATCCTAATCCTCTCGTTGGAAGTGTAATTGTTCACAATGGAGAAATCATCGGTGAAGGTTATCATCATAAAGCAGGAGAAAATCATGCTGAGATCAATGCGATCAACTCTGTGAAAGACAAAAGCCTGATTCCTGAGTCAACGATCTATGTTTCGCTGGAACCATGTGCCCATTACGGTAAAACGCCCCCATGTGCTTTAAAAATTAAAGAACTTGGTTTTAAAAAAGTAGTTATTGGTGCTATGGATTCTCATGACAAAGTGAATGGAAAAGGAAAAAAAATTATTCAGGATGCAGGAATAGAAGCTGTTTCAGGGATTCTTGAGAAAGAATGCATTGAGCTAAACAAAAGATTCTTCACCTACCATGAAAAGAGAAGACCTTATATCATCCTGAAATGGGCAGAATCAGGTGATGGATTTTTAGATAAAGATTTTAAACCCACAGCTGTTTCAAATGCTCTGGTTAATCAGTTCGTTCACCAATTAAGAGCAAACGAGCATGCTATTTTAGTAGGCACACAAACTGCTTTACATGACGATCCAAGTCTTACTGTCAGAAATGTTGAAGGCACAAACCCAATCAGAGTTTTAATTGATTTTGACTTAAAAGTTCCGAACGGCTTTAAAATCTACAACAGTGAAGCAAGAACATTGGTTTTAAATGCTGGAAAAGAAGGAAAAGAAGGTCATATAGAATTCATTACAATCAATAAAAACAACTTCTTGCCTGATTTGATGGAAGCTTTATACAAAGAACAGATTCAATCCATCATTATTGAAGGCGGCCGTTTCACTTTACAGCAATTCATTGATGCTGGTCTTTGGGATGAAGCCATTGTTATAAAAAATGAAAATCTAAAATTGGAGAATGGGACAAAAGCCCCGGAATTCAATCATATTCCTAGTAAAATAGAAAATTATAGAGATAATACCATTTCTTTTTTCAAATCAAAATAG
- a CDS encoding bacteriocin-like protein has protein sequence MKNVKKISRQSLKKVKGGIAPECCSFYPPSLQHCCATPSSMSCPPPWADGSFPC, from the coding sequence ATGAAAAATGTAAAGAAAATTTCAAGACAGAGTTTAAAAAAAGTAAAGGGAGGTATTGCTCCTGAATGTTGTTCATTTTACCCACCATCATTACAACACTGCTGTGCTACTCCTTCAAGCATGAGCTGCCCACCGCCTTGGGCAGATGGATCATTTCCATGCTAA
- a CDS encoding bacteriocin-like protein: protein MKNLRKLSRIGLRAIQGGAVFVTCTLPNGQSTRCRDKCPEDFCGPTSYMCLIPMDLCGDGM, encoded by the coding sequence ATGAAAAATTTAAGAAAATTATCCCGAATCGGGTTAAGAGCAATCCAAGGAGGCGCTGTTTTTGTAACCTGTACATTACCTAACGGACAATCTACACGATGCAGAGATAAGTGTCCAGAAGATTTTTGTGGCCCGACAAGCTATATGTGCTTGATTCCAATGGATCTTTGTGGAGACGGAATGTAA
- a CDS encoding YCF48-related protein, with product MHKYFSILFLSLSSIINAQEWKFLTPVKGYSVISNLEVTPNQTLYLLDNTNHLGIVASSKDSGTTWRKLFKDGALDIQMLNDNVGFVLKGHQIFKTTNAFTTSTPYNVGGDFLNKMYFVNESVGFVCGNIGVIYKTINGGTNFTPTSLSTNTTLNDVFFINPNIGFVSGNNGTLYKTTNQGATWTATSLNTTGLEKILFINDTEGYVTGNTGGIFKTTDQGNTWTALTTNTQYRLFDIKYNAGKLYAVGQDNRLLKSSDMGQTWTQQRLIEAFPYNELYSIAFINNNIMIGGKSNIYKSTDGTNWSIQVPGVYNSSLKSISFGNDDKGTIVGNQSGFSVVYYTENGGYNWVNKKATFTLDAFKGVHVKENGKGVLIANGGHYFTSDFGKTWDTGTTTNHPTFVSPFWLKNNGDLLLGTASPYSTPNNGIHLLTNSYTSHFTPTDKVETIQFYNDMIGYAGTYKNLYKTTDGGLTWNIIYTLPTSINYINIINANKIQIGTDTGEYYISNNAGSTWTENTSNIRYHYIDELTGYYFDSGFNIYRTTDGGLTSQLVVPENNDMVSFNAIKYFKNKIIAVGTNSDIFIVEFPNQSLGTNETEKTKDNPSIQIYPNPTTSSVYFKTPVALDKVQVYDIQGKIMAFTKESNGINISQLEPGVYFVKFESNGKWFTQKIIKN from the coding sequence ATGCACAAATATTTCTCTATTCTTTTTTTGAGCTTGAGTTCCATTATCAACGCCCAGGAATGGAAATTTTTAACTCCTGTAAAAGGATATTCTGTAATTAGTAATTTAGAAGTCACTCCTAACCAAACCCTGTACCTTTTAGATAATACCAATCACTTAGGAATTGTTGCGTCCTCCAAAGATAGTGGAACAACCTGGCGAAAGCTTTTCAAGGATGGAGCACTGGATATACAGATGCTTAATGATAATGTAGGTTTTGTTTTAAAAGGTCATCAGATTTTTAAAACTACAAATGCCTTTACTACTTCTACTCCTTATAATGTAGGCGGAGATTTTTTGAACAAAATGTATTTTGTCAATGAATCCGTTGGCTTTGTTTGTGGTAATATAGGTGTAATTTATAAAACCATAAATGGCGGAACCAATTTTACTCCTACATCCCTTTCAACCAATACTACCTTAAATGATGTTTTCTTTATCAATCCCAATATAGGATTTGTATCCGGGAATAACGGAACCTTATACAAAACAACCAATCAGGGTGCGACCTGGACTGCAACTTCGTTGAATACAACAGGACTTGAAAAAATCCTTTTTATTAATGACACTGAAGGGTATGTTACAGGAAATACTGGTGGGATTTTCAAAACAACAGACCAGGGAAATACCTGGACTGCTCTAACGACCAACACCCAATATCGTTTGTTTGATATAAAATACAATGCAGGAAAACTGTATGCTGTAGGTCAAGATAACAGATTATTAAAATCTTCAGATATGGGACAGACCTGGACACAACAACGATTGATTGAGGCCTTTCCCTATAACGAGCTCTATTCCATAGCATTTATAAATAATAATATTATGATAGGAGGCAAGTCTAATATTTACAAATCTACTGACGGAACAAACTGGAGCATCCAGGTACCCGGCGTATATAATTCTAGCTTAAAAAGTATTTCTTTTGGTAATGATGATAAAGGAACTATCGTTGGAAATCAAAGTGGTTTTAGTGTAGTGTATTATACTGAAAATGGTGGCTATAATTGGGTCAACAAAAAAGCAACCTTTACTCTAGATGCTTTCAAAGGTGTACACGTAAAAGAAAATGGCAAAGGAGTTCTCATTGCTAATGGAGGTCATTATTTTACATCCGATTTTGGCAAGACCTGGGACACCGGAACCACAACTAACCATCCTACATTTGTATCTCCTTTCTGGCTCAAAAACAATGGTGATCTTCTGCTAGGAACAGCATCTCCCTATTCCACACCTAACAATGGAATACATTTATTAACAAATTCTTACACCTCACATTTTACCCCAACAGATAAAGTAGAAACCATACAGTTTTATAATGATATGATAGGCTATGCGGGAACATATAAGAATCTTTATAAAACAACAGATGGTGGATTAACCTGGAATATCATCTATACCCTTCCCACATCCATAAACTACATCAATATTATTAATGCAAACAAGATACAGATAGGTACTGACACTGGCGAATATTACATTAGTAATAATGCAGGTTCTACCTGGACGGAAAACACGAGCAATATCCGTTATCATTATATTGATGAGTTAACTGGTTATTATTTTGACTCCGGTTTTAATATATACAGGACAACAGATGGAGGTCTAACCTCACAACTTGTTGTTCCAGAAAATAATGATATGGTATCCTTTAATGCTATAAAATATTTTAAAAATAAAATCATTGCCGTTGGTACAAATTCAGATATTTTCATTGTAGAATTCCCTAACCAATCCCTTGGAACCAACGAAACTGAGAAAACAAAAGATAATCCAAGTATTCAGATATATCCTAATCCTACCACATCCTCAGTGTACTTTAAAACACCAGTAGCTTTAGATAAAGTTCAGGTTTATGATATTCAGGGAAAAATAATGGCATTTACCAAAGAGAGCAATGGAATTAATATCTCACAACTGGAACCCGGAGTTTATTTTGTGAAATTTGAATCCAATGGAAAATGGTTCACCCAAAAAATAATAAAAAATTAA
- a CDS encoding IMPACT family protein, which yields MTFEYKTIEKPIENTLLKEKGSKFIGFAFPVTNEKELKAALEKIREEHPKATHHCYAFRMGLNGENYRANDDGEPSGSAGLPIYNQLLANEITNVLVISVRYYGGTKLGVSGLVKAYKESAKITLEEANIITRELETEIEIQFNFNQQNIIFTLLSKFDAKVLNFDANENCILTASLKLAQKESISEKLSEMQHVSFEFND from the coding sequence ATGACGTTTGAATACAAAACCATAGAAAAACCCATAGAAAATACTTTATTAAAAGAAAAAGGAAGCAAGTTTATCGGATTTGCTTTCCCGGTTACCAATGAAAAAGAACTAAAGGCTGCATTGGAAAAGATCAGGGAAGAACATCCAAAAGCAACACATCACTGTTATGCTTTCAGAATGGGATTAAATGGTGAAAACTATCGTGCTAATGATGATGGTGAACCTTCCGGAAGCGCGGGACTCCCTATTTATAACCAACTTTTAGCTAATGAAATAACCAATGTTCTTGTTATTTCAGTTCGTTATTATGGGGGAACAAAACTAGGGGTTTCAGGGCTAGTAAAAGCCTATAAAGAATCTGCTAAAATCACCTTAGAAGAAGCCAATATCATCACAAGAGAACTGGAAACAGAAATTGAAATTCAATTCAACTTTAACCAACAAAACATTATTTTCACTTTGCTGTCAAAATTTGATGCTAAGGTTCTCAATTTCGATGCTAACGAAAACTGTATTCTTACCGCTTCATTAAAGCTGGCTCAAAAAGAAAGCATTTCAGAAAAACTATCAGAAATGCAACATGTTTCATTCGAGTTCAACGATTAG